The Pan paniscus chromosome 1, NHGRI_mPanPan1-v2.0_pri, whole genome shotgun sequence genome has a segment encoding these proteins:
- the INKA2 gene encoding PAK4-inhibitor INKA2 isoform X1, translated as MTMESREMDCYLRRLKQELMSMKEVGDGLQDQMNCMMGALQELKLLQVQTALEQLEISGGGPVPGSPEGPRTQCEHPCWEGGRGPARPTVCSPSSQPSLGSSTKFPSHRSVCGRDLAPLPRTQPHQSCAQQGPERVEPDDWTSTLMSRGRNRQPLVLGDNVFADLVGNWLDLPELEKGGEKGETGGAREPKGEKGQPQELGRRFALTANIFKKFLRSVRPDRDRLLKEKPGWVTPMVPESRTGRSQKVKKRSLSKGSGHFPFPGTGEHRRGENPPTSCPKALEHSPSGFDINTAVWV; from the coding sequence ATGTCCATGAAGGAGGTGGGTGATGGCTTACAGGATCAGATGAACTGCATGATGGGTGCACTGCAAGAACTGAAGCTCCTCCAGGTGCAGACAGCACTGGAACAGCTGGAGATCTCTGGAGGGGGTCCTGTGCCAGGCAGCCCTGAAGGTCCCAGGACCCAGTGCGAGCACCCTTGTTGGGAGGGTGGCAGAGGTCCTGCCAGACCCACAGTCTGTTCCCCCTCCAGTCAACCTTCCCTTGGCAGCAGCACCAAGTTTCCATCCCATAGGAGTGTCTGTggaagggatttagcccccttgCCCAGGACACAGCCACATCAAAGCTGTGCTCAGCAGGGGCCAGAGCGAGTGGAACCGGATGACTGGACCTCCACGTTGATGTCCCGGGGCCGGAATCGACAGCCTCTGGTGTTAGGGGACAATGTTTTTGCAGACCTGGTGGGCAATTGGCTAGACTTGCCAGAACTGGAGAAGGGTGGGGAGAAGGGTGAGACTGGGGGGGCACGTGAACCCAAAGGAGAGAAAGGCCAGCCCCAGGAGCTGGGCCGCAGATTTGCCCTGACAGCAAACATCTTTAAGAAGTTCTTGCGTAGTGTGCGGCCTGACCGTGACCGGCTGCTGAAGGAGAAGCCAGGCTGGGTGACACCCATGGTCCCTGAGTCCCGAACCGGCCGCTCACAGAAGGTCAAGAAGCGGAGCCTTTCCAAGGGCTCTGGACATTTCCCCTTCCCAGGCACCGGGGAGCACAGGCGAGGGGAGAATCCCCCCACAAGCTGCCCCAAGGCCCTGGAGCACTCACCCTCAGGATTTGATATTAACACAGCTGTTTGGGTCTGA
- the RAP1A gene encoding ras-related protein Rap-1A, whose amino-acid sequence MREYKLVVLGSGGVGKSALTVQFVQGIFVEKYDPTIEDSYRKQVEVDCQQCMLEILDTAGTEQFTAMRDLYMKNGQGFALVYSITAQSTFNDLQDLREQILRVKDTEDVPMILVGNKCDLEDERVVGKEQGQNLARQWCNCAFLESSAKSKINVNEIFYDLVRQINRKTPVEKKKPKKKSCLLL is encoded by the exons ATGCGTGAGTACAAGCTAGTGGTCCTTGGTTCAGGAGGCGTTGGGAAGTCTGCTCTG acagTTCAGTTTGTTCAGggaatttttgttgaaaaatatgACCCAACGATAGAAGATTCCTACAGAAAG CAAGTTGAAGTCGATTGCCAACAGTGTATGCTCGAAATCCTGGATACTGCAGGGACA gAGCAATTTACAGCAATGAGGGATTTGTATATGAAGAACGGCCAAGGTTTTGCACTAGTATATTCTATTACAGCTCAGTCCACGTTTAACGACTTACAGGACCTGAGGGAACAGATTTTACGGGTTAAGGACACGGAAGAT GTTCCAATGATTTTGGTTGGCAATAAATGTGACCTGGAAGATGAGCGAGTAGTTGGCAAAGAGCAGGGCCAGAATTTAGCAAGACAGTGGTGTAACTGTGCCTTTTTAGAATCTTCTGCAAAGTCAAAGATCAATGTTAATGAG ATATTTTATGACCTGGTCAGACAGATAAATAGGAAAACACCAGTGGAAAAGAAGAAGCCTAAAAAGAAATCATGTCTGCTGCTCTAG
- the INKA2 gene encoding PAK4-inhibitor INKA2 isoform X2, with the protein MSMKEVGDGLQDQMNCMMGALQELKLLQVQTALEQLEISGGGPVPGSPEGPRTQCEHPCWEGGRGPARPTVCSPSSQPSLGSSTKFPSHRSVCGRDLAPLPRTQPHQSCAQQGPERVEPDDWTSTLMSRGRNRQPLVLGDNVFADLVGNWLDLPELEKGGEKGETGGAREPKGEKGQPQELGRRFALTANIFKKFLRSVRPDRDRLLKEKPGWVTPMVPESRTGRSQKVKKRSLSKGSGHFPFPGTGEHRRGENPPTSCPKALEHSPSGFDINTAVWV; encoded by the coding sequence ATGTCCATGAAGGAGGTGGGTGATGGCTTACAGGATCAGATGAACTGCATGATGGGTGCACTGCAAGAACTGAAGCTCCTCCAGGTGCAGACAGCACTGGAACAGCTGGAGATCTCTGGAGGGGGTCCTGTGCCAGGCAGCCCTGAAGGTCCCAGGACCCAGTGCGAGCACCCTTGTTGGGAGGGTGGCAGAGGTCCTGCCAGACCCACAGTCTGTTCCCCCTCCAGTCAACCTTCCCTTGGCAGCAGCACCAAGTTTCCATCCCATAGGAGTGTCTGTggaagggatttagcccccttgCCCAGGACACAGCCACATCAAAGCTGTGCTCAGCAGGGGCCAGAGCGAGTGGAACCGGATGACTGGACCTCCACGTTGATGTCCCGGGGCCGGAATCGACAGCCTCTGGTGTTAGGGGACAATGTTTTTGCAGACCTGGTGGGCAATTGGCTAGACTTGCCAGAACTGGAGAAGGGTGGGGAGAAGGGTGAGACTGGGGGGGCACGTGAACCCAAAGGAGAGAAAGGCCAGCCCCAGGAGCTGGGCCGCAGATTTGCCCTGACAGCAAACATCTTTAAGAAGTTCTTGCGTAGTGTGCGGCCTGACCGTGACCGGCTGCTGAAGGAGAAGCCAGGCTGGGTGACACCCATGGTCCCTGAGTCCCGAACCGGCCGCTCACAGAAGGTCAAGAAGCGGAGCCTTTCCAAGGGCTCTGGACATTTCCCCTTCCCAGGCACCGGGGAGCACAGGCGAGGGGAGAATCCCCCCACAAGCTGCCCCAAGGCCCTGGAGCACTCACCCTCAGGATTTGATATTAACACAGCTGTTTGGGTCTGA